The Bacilli bacterium region TGCGGCATATAATAGAGCATTCCTAAATCAAATCGCCCCCCGCCGGAAGCGCAACTTTCAAATAAGATATGCGGATAACGGGTAACGATGCGGTTTATTAAATCATAGCTTCCCAGCATCAGTCGGTGATAAACTTCTCCTTGTCGATCGTTTGCCACTGCCAAACTAAAGGAATCAGCCACATTGCGGTTATGATCCCATTTGACATAGTCAATATCGTAGTTATCGAGAATGGATATTATCTGTGAATAAACATTATCAACCGCCGTTTTGTTCGCGGTGTCGAGAACTAACTGGTGACGAGATAAGGATCGATTTGTCTTTGGATCTCCCAAGGCAAATTCCGGATGAAGACGAAACAATTCACTTTGAGGGTTTATCATCTCCGGCTCAAACCATAGTCCAAACTTAAGACCAATTGAGTGGCAGTGACCGATAACGCGCTTCAAATCGACCTTTTGTGTATTAACCGTCCAATCACCAAGGCTCGTACTGTCATCCTTGCGTTGGCCGAACCATCCATCGTCTAAAACAAACAATTCCGCGCCCATACCGGCTGCATCGTCAATATAGCGAAGGATTTTATCGGTATCAAAATCCATATAGCAACCTTCCCAACTGTTGAGCATAATCGGGCGAACCGCGTTGACAAAATGCTTGTTGATAAGCTTTTCGCGGGTCACATTATGAATTGTTTGGGTTAAGCCGTTCAGTCCCTTATTTGAATAAACAATCAGCCCTTCCGGGGTCACAAATGATTTTCCGCCGGCTAAATTCCAGGCGAACTGTTCATCATTTATACCGACCTGAACGCGCGTCATCTTTAACTTATCAACATTAATATCGATGGCAAAATTGCCACTATAAACAAAGGAAAAAGCATAGCAAGTCCCATGGTATTCGCCCGCATCTTTTCCTTTGATAAATACAAAGGGATTTTCTTCATGACTACTGCGGCCCAAATTTGAATATAGTCGCTTAAAGCCATAATTTATTTCTTCTTCTACTTCCCGTCTTTCGTTGCACCAGTCGCCGGGAAAATGGATGAGTGAATAGTCTTTTGAAGGCAAATCGAGATTTAGCGAGTAGGCGCGCCTAATGACAATTGATTGTTCTTCGTTATTAATTATTTGGTTATTACGAAGAATCAAAGAATAGTCTTCATAAATTGTGTATGAGGTCAATAAAGTAATGTTCCGTTTTAAATCTTGCAGTGTAATCTCGAGCGTTTGGACATTTTCTTCGTCGCGAAAGCAAGGCATTTGTTTAAGACGGGGCTTCCCCTGATAAATGCGGTGGCTTACATAACGAAAATCGGTCGCTATACTCCCATCGCTGTCCTCTATTATAAAACTCGCTCCCCGTTTGTCCGCATAACCAAAACTTGGAATTTCAAGCATTGATTTCCCATCGTAAAAAGCATCCTTATAACTATTTTCCTGATTGCTATTCTTATCGAGAAATGTTCGCGACCAATCCGTATCCAAATTCGTAAATGCTGATAGGCTGATATCATCAAGCGGATTCCCTAAAAAAAGGTGCTGAAGAATATTGGCCTCGTTTATATAAAACCAATAGGACAAATAGCGATTTTGAAGACAAAATATTTTGCGTTGAGGATCAAAATTTATCATAATTACCGTATTTCTTTGATGTCGCTAGGGGTGATTCCCCTAGCGACCAATTCGTTTTTTTAATCTAAAATTGACACTTGATAGTTACTGACAGTGGCATTAACCTGACGTGAACCAAACGACATCGTATAGGGTAGGGCATATCCACCAAAATACCAGGAATTTAAGTCAACCGTTTCCCCGTTGATTTCTAAGGTGAAATAGGTGTTTCCATCTACAATCGTCCTAGTAATCGTCACCGAATTTGTCGCTTGCAAAGCCGTTGGATAGGCTAGTGACATATTAGGAGTAACCGGTAAATCGCCGTTGCTATTCCACACGGTAAGACCCGCGCTATCCTTGCCAAACATAAAGGTTACCGCCTCACTCGGCCCATTTTGCGCGCTGTTGGTTCCCCATTGATTGAGAGTCAATGTCAAAGCCGCACTATCGGGATCAACATAATTGGCGATGGCAAAATCAAATGATACTGAAGCATCAGCTGCCGGAAGGGAAAAAGCATCACCCAGCGATTTTGCCGCATTATCCTTAATGTTATTCCATGGCCAACTCGCCGCGGCGTTAGCAAAAGTTATCGTTTTGGCGGCATCATCAACGCTTACATTACTGGCATAAGTCGGATATAGCAAACGGCCGGCTTCGGCGCCGCTTAGCATTGCGTCGATAGCTTCACTGTCGGTTTCAACCGCAAAGTCACTGATTGTCGCATGCATATCGCCGACAACGAACGTCGGCATCGTGTCGACATCCAAAAACCGTCGATCATATCTTTCTTGCCAAGCAAGTTTATCGTTAACAAAGTAGAAATATTCATTTCCGTCGCGAATCGTCGACAATTTAACGCTGTCGGCATCAACTCCGAATGATAATTGAGCCAAACCATTGAGTCCCCATACTTGGGAACGATCGGTTGTTTCTCCCCAATTGTTGGGAGTCTCCATCATCACCGATTTTTTCTGATTACCGGAGGAATCACCATAGGACAGGTTGTATCCCCGCCAAACGTGATCGCCTTCAACCGCCGGCCGATCCCGATGGCCAATAGCCACGCGATTCCACGTCCAACCATAGTTTACTTCGGTAATGGCAAAAGTCGCTGAAGCATAGTACTTCTGACCATAGACATTTTTAAATACGCCTTCGACATATGGCCAGTCAGCATTCGTTTTCGTGGTCGCAACACTGGGATTCTCCGCCCGAATATTTGTGAAATCGAGATTCCCAAAACCATAGGCTTGATCTATCATTTCATCTTTAACGGCCAAACTAAAATTATCACTGACGGCTATATCCGTCTTAAGCGTTACCGAAATAGTAACGTTTCCCGCTTTTAAGAAGGTTATTAAACCCGATTCACTGATAGTCGCAACTTCTTCATCACTGCTGGCAAAAGACAAATCCTGATCACCAAGGGCCTTGTTGGACTCATAGGTGATTTGGAGGGTATCCCCTACCCATGCCCCTTCTTCCGTATTGGTAACCGTAATCGTCGTTAAATCTTCCGAACTAGACTCACTGACGGAAGTGGATGTCGGTTCTTCACTTGTAACCGAGGTTTCACTTGTCGTCGGATTTTCACTTGTCAGACCTTCGCTTGACGTGCTGCCCGTTTGACCGCCGCAAGCGGCCAAAAGCAATGAGACCATCGACAGTGAAAACAAATTTGTAAAAAGCTTCGTTTTTTTCATTTTTCCTCCTTATCTTTTTACATTAACCAAACGTTTTTGTTTGGATTAATTTCCCAAATTATTGTAGACAAAGTTAGTTACGTGGCTGCCGCTATATTCCCCGCCTACCCAAAGTAGATAGGCTCCGGTATAGTAGACGCCGGTTTTATTACTGTTATAGTCATAACTCACCAATTGCTCGTTGACATAGACCTTAAATTCGGCAAATTCCTCATCGACTACACGTTGAATTTTGACGTGGATCATAGATGATCCCGAAGCCACGGAACTCGTGGTTTCATTATCCTTAATGACTGAGGTTGGATCTTCCATGCTCTTCTGGTAGTCCCAACTCATATACCGCGATTTAATATCGCTGCCGCCTTGAAGTCCGCTTCGCCCAATCAGAACCGATTCGTTGACATTCGCCTGGTTATAGCGGACAAAGTTCACGCTCAATCCGCGGAAAATAGATTCCTTTTCGCCATTGAAAGTCATACTGTCGACATCGAAGGAAACTTCGAAATTGCCATATAGTTTGGTCTTGTCGCCCAAACTTCTAATTTTGTGATCTTTGCTTAATGTCGTCGTGCTATTAAAGGTGAAATCACTATCATCGATGTAGGTTACGTCCCCCGTGGTAAAGAACGATTTATCAAAAGCACTTCCCGCTAAAATGGAGTCGATTTGCGAATCATCACTGATTAATTCATAGTTGGTAACCGTGACCGGAATATCAAAACCGATGAAAAGCGGATAGGTATCCGTATCGGCATATTTTGTGGTTTCATCTACCCAGAAAAGTTTGTCGTTAATAAGGTAGTAATAGACGTTATAATCGCGGATCATCGCAATCTTAATGCCATCTTTGCTATCCAATTGATTAAGTCCATTCTCGCCCCATACCTGTGAACGGTCCGTGAGTTCACCCCAAGTTGTGGGCCAATCCCGAACAATCGTCTTGTTGTGATTATTTCCCTGTCCCGGAGCAAACGGCGAGAAGGTAAAGAAACGGCTGTCACTGTCGCTAAGACCTGTCCCCACGCCGATGCCTTGCCATGCCCAAGCATCCGCGGTTAAATCGCCGGTTTTGAAAAAGCCTTCGGCATAAAAGCGCTGACCCTTAAAGTGATTGAAATATAGTGCGTTATAGCCTGAACTGCCTTCTGTAGGAAGGGTTATTTTGGCATTGCTGGCATCACTTTGATGCGATATATCCCAATTGGAACTTCCCTTGTTGCTATAGAAAGTTCCGTATTTAACTTCAAATTCCAAGTAGTCAGAGACACTGTTATCGGCCGTGCTGGTGGCCATAATTACGACATTGCCCGGTGTAAGAAAATGAACCGCCCCTTCTTGACTGACCGTGGCAATCTCCTCATTTGAAGATTCCCAAGTCACTAGAGCGCTGGCTTCAGTCGGGGTGGCACTTACCGAAAGGTTCACATCCTCGTCAATCCAAGCGAGTCCCGAAACGGCACCGCCAATCGTAATGGCGGTTGGCGCGGCGGCGGCATCGACAATTATTTCAATAGTCGCTTTGACGCTGGGATCTAACAGTGTCGCGGTAATATTTGTCTTTCCTTCTTTAATTCCGGTTACGAGTCCCCGATCACTGACTATAGCGATACTCGCATCATCGCTACTCCAAGTGACATCTTTCTGAGTTGTTC contains the following coding sequences:
- a CDS encoding alpha-galactosidase, which encodes MINFDPQRKIFCLQNRYLSYWFYINEANILQHLFLGNPLDDISLSAFTNLDTDWSRTFLDKNSNQENSYKDAFYDGKSMLEIPSFGYADKRGASFIIEDSDGSIATDFRYVSHRIYQGKPRLKQMPCFRDEENVQTLEITLQDLKRNITLLTSYTIYEDYSLILRNNQIINNEEQSIVIRRAYSLNLDLPSKDYSLIHFPGDWCNERREVEEEINYGFKRLYSNLGRSSHEENPFVFIKGKDAGEYHGTCYAFSFVYSGNFAIDINVDKLKMTRVQVGINDEQFAWNLAGGKSFVTPEGLIVYSNKGLNGLTQTIHNVTREKLINKHFVNAVRPIMLNSWEGCYMDFDTDKILRYIDDAAGMGAELFVLDDGWFGQRKDDSTSLGDWTVNTQKVDLKRVIGHCHSIGLKFGLWFEPEMINPQSELFRLHPEFALGDPKTNRSLSRHQLVLDTANKTAVDNVYSQIISILDNYDIDYVKWDHNRNVADSFSLAVANDRQGEVYHRLMLGSYDLINRIVTRYPHILFESCASGGGRFDLGMLYYMPQVWTSDEMDPLQRLFIQYSTARLYPLSTMGAHVGKHDTAGYSTKAKISSLGIFGYEFDPKTLSAEQKKAVFEIASIYKRNRNLIYSGDVYHLLTPYKQNYMSLLVVSKDKKRGLCLFSNLKKENIEYRFLKLRGLDPQKWYFNSFDQQTYLGSYYMEVGINLCKGLTFLETYLIEITIKE
- a CDS encoding Ig-like domain-containing protein, whose protein sequence is MKKTKLFTNLFSLSMVSLLLAACGGQTGSTSSEGLTSENPTTSETSVTSEEPTSTSVSESSSEDLTTITVTNTEEGAWVGDTLQITYESNKALGDQDLSFASSDEEVATISESGLITFLKAGNVTISVTLKTDIAVSDNFSLAVKDEMIDQAYGFGNLDFTNIRAENPSVATTKTNADWPYVEGVFKNVYGQKYYASATFAITEVNYGWTWNRVAIGHRDRPAVEGDHVWRGYNLSYGDSSGNQKKSVMMETPNNWGETTDRSQVWGLNGLAQLSFGVDADSVKLSTIRDGNEYFYFVNDKLAWQERYDRRFLDVDTMPTFVVGDMHATISDFAVETDSEAIDAMLSGAEAGRLLYPTYASNVSVDDAAKTITFANAAASWPWNNIKDNAAKSLGDAFSLPAADASVSFDFAIANYVDPDSAALTLTLNQWGTNSAQNGPSEAVTFMFGKDSAGLTVWNSNGDLPVTPNMSLAYPTALQATNSVTITRTIVDGNTYFTLEINGETVDLNSWYFGGYALPYTMSFGSRQVNATVSNYQVSILD
- a CDS encoding Ig-like domain-containing protein, translating into MRIVKKLQAVVVGLVAILAVAGCSGNGSSNTLGNSDSSITSTSPYSLQITVIGSSEISVSKTVQLRSTVTGTTQKDVTWSSDDASIAIVSDRGLVTGIKEGKTNITATLLDPSVKATIEIIVDAAAAPTAITIGGAVSGLAWIDEDVNLSVSATPTEASALVTWESSNEEIATVSQEGAVHFLTPGNVVIMATSTADNSVSDYLEFEVKYGTFYSNKGSSNWDISHQSDASNAKITLPTEGSSGYNALYFNHFKGQRFYAEGFFKTGDLTADAWAWQGIGVGTGLSDSDSRFFTFSPFAPGQGNNHNKTIVRDWPTTWGELTDRSQVWGENGLNQLDSKDGIKIAMIRDYNVYYYLINDKLFWVDETTKYADTDTYPLFIGFDIPVTVTNYELISDDSQIDSILAGSAFDKSFFTTGDVTYIDDSDFTFNSTTTLSKDHKIRSLGDKTKLYGNFEVSFDVDSMTFNGEKESIFRGLSVNFVRYNQANVNESVLIGRSGLQGGSDIKSRYMSWDYQKSMEDPTSVIKDNETTSSVASGSSMIHVKIQRVVDEEFAEFKVYVNEQLVSYDYNSNKTGVYYTGAYLLWVGGEYSGSHVTNFVYNNLGN